The Opitutaceae bacterium genome has a window encoding:
- a CDS encoding biliverdin-producing heme oxygenase — MQTRIGFLARVSGRAFTRSFRMILQRLRHATAGHHHALEATLPFPKSLPEYQARLRWYYGFLAPWEASLERHHPNLGNSPKTRWLEEDLRHFSTDITQVPRCSTLPPVQSLSEALGSLYVWEGSMLGAQTISRQLCDTLGVSNSTGGRFFHGYGEDTASQWNRFRDRLQKHMETGESDTVIASAQLTFIHVQAWMEQCSKHEGRN, encoded by the coding sequence GTGCAAACACGCATCGGGTTTCTTGCACGCGTATCCGGCCGGGCGTTCACTCGAAGCTTCCGAATGATCCTTCAGCGGCTTAGGCACGCAACCGCAGGCCACCACCACGCCCTCGAGGCCACCCTGCCCTTTCCCAAAAGTCTCCCCGAATACCAGGCACGGCTTCGTTGGTACTACGGCTTCCTCGCACCCTGGGAAGCCAGCCTCGAACGGCACCACCCCAACTTGGGGAATTCACCGAAAACGCGTTGGCTCGAGGAAGACCTGCGGCATTTCAGCACCGACATCACCCAGGTCCCCCGCTGCTCGACCCTGCCTCCGGTCCAATCCCTGAGCGAAGCACTGGGATCACTCTATGTGTGGGAGGGCTCAATGCTCGGCGCACAGACAATCAGTCGCCAGCTATGCGATACCCTGGGAGTCTCCAACTCCACGGGCGGACGCTTCTTCCACGGGTACGGCGAAGACACCGCCTCGCAGTGGAACCGGTTCCGCGACCGCTTGCAAAAGCACATGGAAACCGGGGAGAGCGACACTGTCATCGCCTCTGCCCAGCTCACCTTTATCCACGTCCAGGCCTGGATGGAACAGTGTTCGAAACATGAAGGCCGCAACTGA
- a CDS encoding GAF domain-containing protein — MKAATDSVGLRTCDQEPIHIPGSIQPHGFLLGVNPATGRITHASENAGNFLGHPASSLLGTAFSDVFGIGILRRLGELVARPEATSRVLPVARHLYGPSFANPLDLVTHLSDGTAIVEGEEAALEPHEPDSPASLQPTLVRIEACQSTAELCQVVVEEMKRLSGFDRALLYRFDDDWNGSVIAEAGNNALPSYLGLRFPAADIPSQARELYRRNRLRLILTHTYTPQRVLHADEASPAPLDLSLSTLRSVSPVHLQYMRNMGTVCSLSASLLRNGKLWGLLSCHHTEPRRLPFTTRATLEQLAHVFSLTLASLEEAESYRHRARLQTRLPLILADMARNLDCLHSPGPAWEEAIKLAGAAGVAYLTHDSCVRQGNTPGEQEVRAIGQWLETQPEHDLISTHCLEKKLASATQLRTVASGLLAASVSPSKGSYVLWFRPEAAETVTWGGNPRKGTEFQPDSLSPRTSFNAWTELLRGQSEPWRVAEIETAKAFRNGLVSIVLRQAEELAAASERLSVANQELAAFSYTVSHDLRAPFRHIRAYAEILKEEKGATLDADGITLINRILDSAEHAGLLVENLLAFSQTGKLAVRSQPLPMTKLVNDMCARAIPSSTPQVVEWQISPCPTPSEI, encoded by the coding sequence ATGAAGGCCGCAACTGATTCCGTCGGCCTGCGCACCTGCGACCAGGAGCCCATCCATATCCCGGGCTCAATCCAACCGCATGGGTTCCTGCTCGGCGTCAACCCCGCAACAGGACGCATCACACACGCCAGCGAGAATGCTGGAAACTTCCTTGGCCACCCGGCCTCAAGCCTGCTGGGCACCGCATTCTCGGATGTCTTCGGCATCGGAATCTTGCGGCGGCTGGGAGAACTGGTCGCGAGGCCGGAGGCCACGAGCCGCGTGTTGCCTGTGGCTCGACACCTGTACGGGCCGAGTTTCGCCAACCCTCTCGATCTCGTCACGCACCTGAGCGACGGAACCGCCATCGTCGAGGGCGAAGAAGCTGCCCTCGAACCGCACGAGCCCGATTCGCCTGCGTCCCTGCAGCCGACTTTGGTTCGCATCGAGGCGTGCCAGTCGACGGCTGAACTCTGCCAGGTGGTGGTGGAAGAAATGAAGCGGTTGAGCGGCTTCGACCGCGCACTGCTCTATCGCTTCGACGACGACTGGAACGGTTCCGTGATCGCCGAAGCAGGAAACAACGCCCTGCCCTCCTACCTCGGGCTCCGCTTCCCGGCAGCCGACATCCCAAGCCAGGCGCGGGAACTCTACCGCCGCAATCGGTTGCGCCTGATCCTCACGCACACCTACACGCCGCAGCGCGTCCTCCACGCAGACGAGGCATCACCCGCACCGCTTGATCTCTCCCTGTCCACCCTGCGAAGCGTCTCGCCCGTCCACCTCCAGTACATGCGCAACATGGGAACCGTGTGCTCCCTGTCAGCCTCCCTGTTGCGAAACGGGAAACTCTGGGGACTTCTCTCCTGTCACCACACCGAGCCTCGTCGGCTCCCATTCACCACCCGCGCCACGCTCGAGCAACTCGCCCACGTCTTCTCCCTCACGCTTGCGTCGCTCGAGGAGGCGGAATCCTACCGCCATCGCGCCCGTCTCCAGACGCGTTTGCCCCTGATCCTCGCCGATATGGCCCGCAATCTCGATTGCCTCCACTCGCCAGGTCCCGCGTGGGAGGAAGCCATCAAGCTCGCGGGTGCCGCCGGTGTCGCCTACCTCACCCACGATTCGTGCGTCAGGCAGGGAAACACGCCAGGAGAACAAGAGGTGCGGGCGATCGGACAGTGGCTGGAGACACAGCCGGAGCACGACTTGATCAGCACACACTGCCTCGAGAAGAAACTCGCTTCCGCCACCCAACTCAGGACTGTGGCCAGCGGCCTCCTCGCAGCCTCCGTATCGCCGTCAAAGGGCAGTTATGTCCTCTGGTTCCGTCCCGAGGCGGCCGAGACCGTCACCTGGGGCGGCAACCCGCGCAAGGGCACGGAATTCCAACCCGATTCCTTGTCTCCAAGGACGAGCTTCAATGCATGGACGGAATTGCTGAGAGGCCAGTCCGAACCCTGGAGGGTCGCGGAAATCGAAACAGCAAAGGCATTCAGGAACGGCCTTGTATCCATCGTTCTGCGACAAGCCGAGGAGCTCGCCGCAGCCAGCGAACGGCTCTCCGTCGCCAATCAGGAACTTGCCGCCTTCTCCTACACCGTCTCACACGATCTCCGCGCGCCGTTTCGCCACATCCGGGCCTACGCGGAGATTCTCAAGGAGGAGAAGGGAGCGACACTCGACGCGGATGGCATCACGCTAATCAACCGCATCCTCGACTCGGCCGAACATGCCGGACTCCTGGTCGAAAACCTCCTCGCGTTCTCCCAGACGGGCAAATTAGCCGTGCGGTCGCAACCCCTGCCCATGACAAAGCTCGTCAACGACATGTGCGCACGCGCCATCCCGTCGTCGACCCCGCAGGTCGTCGAATGGCAGATCTCCCCCTGCCCGACGCCTTCGGAGATCTGA
- a CDS encoding ATP-binding protein, protein MADLPLPDAFGDLMLIRQVWQNLLENALKYSRHQPVSRIQVEGRRENDCCIYSVTDNGIGFNMDHVGRLFRVFERLHNDDSIEGTGIGLATVRRIVERHGGTVTAVGRPGLGATFTFSLPHTHH, encoded by the coding sequence ATGGCAGATCTCCCCCTGCCCGACGCCTTCGGAGATCTGATGTTGATCCGCCAGGTCTGGCAAAATCTCCTGGAGAACGCATTGAAGTACTCGCGGCACCAACCGGTGTCGCGCATCCAGGTGGAGGGACGTCGTGAGAACGATTGCTGCATCTACTCCGTCACCGACAATGGGATCGGCTTCAACATGGATCATGTGGGGCGTCTCTTCCGGGTGTTCGAGCGCCTTCACAACGACGATTCAATCGAAGGCACGGGCATCGGACTCGCCACCGTGCGCCGAATCGTCGAGCGCCACGGGGGGACTGTGACCGCTGTCGGCCGACCGGGACTCGGCGCCACATTCACGTTCAGCCTGCCGCACACTCACCACTGA
- a CDS encoding response regulator, with product MPKPILLVDDDAFDRDLALRSLSRCGLNQEVATACDGEEALDYLLRRNSFATRGEGNPTLILLDIKIPKRNGIDVLHHIRTSDQLRLIPVVMLTSSCQETDVVRCYEIGANAYVVKPLGFKELNEVVREITTFWMGRNQPPPGCLRPSFPNN from the coding sequence ATGCCCAAACCCATCCTCCTCGTCGACGACGACGCCTTCGATCGCGACCTCGCGCTGCGCTCGCTTTCCCGCTGCGGCCTCAACCAGGAAGTTGCGACCGCCTGCGATGGTGAGGAAGCACTCGATTACCTGCTGAGGCGCAATTCCTTTGCCACACGCGGCGAGGGAAATCCCACGCTCATCCTCCTCGATATCAAGATTCCCAAGCGAAATGGCATCGACGTCCTCCACCACATTCGCACCTCCGATCAATTGCGGTTGATTCCTGTCGTGATGCTCACCTCATCCTGCCAGGAGACGGACGTGGTGAGATGCTACGAGATCGGGGCCAACGCCTATGTCGTCAAGCCGCTGGGCTTCAAGGAGCTCAATGAAGTGGTTCGGGAAATCACCACCTTCTGGATGGGACGCAACCAGCCGCCGCCAGGGTGTTTGAGGCCAAGTTTCCCCAATAATTAA
- a CDS encoding PAS domain S-box protein has translation MTRRLTSFGRHSQPMPAVDSPTQPPSEAFLAAIFDGCDDAIISKDLNGLVTSWNRAAERIFGYRREEMIGESVLKIIPDSRRHEEEQILNKLRRGDRIEHFETIRKRKDGSEINVSLTISPIRNEWGQVIGASKIARDNSLIQEAKHQLETHAANLESHVQERTLRLQESMAELEAFSYSLSHDMRAPLRAIQGYAELILEEEGMSPAETADYLRRIIAATTRMDRLIRDVLNFARFSRSEITVSKVDLEPIVDEIVRDRTELQQPHSTVQVERPLLPVLGHSASLTQCLTNLLDNAVKFMPKGRHPVVRVYTEEAADNHIRVCVADNGIGIDAEGQKRIFGIFERLNATTHYQGTGIGLAIVRRAAERMGGRAGVSSAPGLGSTFWIELSAP, from the coding sequence GTGACCAGGCGTCTGACGTCCTTTGGTCGTCATAGCCAGCCCATGCCCGCCGTTGATTCTCCGACACAACCTCCCAGTGAGGCCTTCCTCGCCGCCATCTTCGATGGCTGCGACGACGCGATTATCTCCAAGGATCTGAACGGGTTGGTCACTTCGTGGAACCGGGCTGCAGAGAGGATCTTTGGATACCGACGCGAGGAAATGATCGGTGAGTCCGTTCTCAAAATCATCCCAGACTCCCGCCGGCACGAGGAAGAGCAGATCCTGAACAAGCTGCGGCGCGGTGATCGGATTGAACACTTCGAGACAATCCGAAAGCGGAAGGACGGGAGCGAAATCAATGTTTCTCTCACCATCTCCCCAATCCGCAACGAGTGGGGACAAGTGATCGGAGCTTCCAAAATCGCGCGCGACAATTCGCTGATCCAGGAAGCAAAGCACCAGCTCGAGACACATGCCGCCAACCTTGAGAGCCACGTGCAGGAACGCACCTTGCGTCTGCAGGAGTCCATGGCCGAGCTTGAGGCGTTTTCGTACAGTCTTTCCCATGACATGCGCGCACCCCTGCGCGCGATTCAAGGCTACGCGGAGCTGATCCTTGAGGAAGAGGGAATGAGTCCCGCCGAGACCGCGGATTACCTGCGTCGGATCATTGCCGCCACCACGCGTATGGATCGGCTGATCCGTGACGTCCTCAATTTCGCGCGTTTCTCGCGCAGCGAGATCACCGTGTCGAAAGTCGACCTGGAGCCAATCGTCGACGAGATCGTACGCGATCGCACCGAGCTCCAGCAGCCGCATTCAACCGTTCAGGTCGAGCGTCCGCTCCTCCCCGTTCTCGGTCATAGCGCCTCGCTTACCCAGTGCCTCACCAACCTGCTGGATAATGCGGTGAAGTTCATGCCCAAGGGCAGGCATCCAGTCGTGAGAGTCTACACGGAGGAAGCAGCCGACAATCACATCCGGGTCTGCGTCGCAGACAATGGCATCGGCATCGACGCTGAGGGCCAAAAGAGAATCTTCGGCATCTTTGAGCGACTTAACGCCACCACCCACTACCAAGGCACGGGAATCGGCCTCGCGATTGTCAGGCGCGCGGCCGAACGCATGGGCGGGCGCGCAGGCGTTTCGTCTGCGCCCGGCCTCGGAAGCACGTTTTGGATCGAGCTCTCTGCGCCATGA
- a CDS encoding response regulator, with amino-acid sequence MNETPYVLIGEDDETDVLFIKRAFARAGIPNPLVFVPDGLAAIEHLSQVKSNADAQLPALFLIDMKMPRRNGLQVLQWMREQPVICAIPVLVFSSSAHTGDIENAYEAGANGFIIKPSSTAERNEIALFIRSWLRIIQPSLAATDSFKIALSYRNSRRSNEVLRKVEC; translated from the coding sequence ATGAACGAGACCCCCTATGTCCTGATCGGCGAGGATGACGAGACGGACGTCCTGTTCATCAAACGCGCCTTCGCCCGTGCGGGAATCCCCAACCCGCTCGTGTTCGTCCCAGATGGACTCGCCGCCATCGAGCACCTCTCCCAGGTGAAGAGCAACGCGGACGCCCAGCTTCCTGCACTCTTCCTCATCGACATGAAAATGCCGCGGCGAAACGGCCTCCAGGTATTGCAATGGATGCGGGAGCAGCCCGTCATCTGCGCGATCCCGGTGCTCGTGTTCTCCTCATCTGCACACACGGGTGACATCGAGAATGCCTATGAGGCGGGCGCGAACGGGTTCATCATCAAGCCATCTTCCACAGCGGAGCGAAATGAGATCGCCCTTTTCATCCGAAGCTGGCTCCGGATCATCCAGCCTTCACTGGCCGCAACCGACTCCTTCAAGATCGCCCTGAGTTACCGAAACTCGCGCAGGTCGAACGAAGTGTTGCGAAAAGTTGAGTGCTAG
- a CDS encoding DUF2959 domain-containing protein, with the protein MPIRLALLVMIGLLAGCSSVYYDTMEKFGFAKREILVDRVGEARESQEEAKEQFANALEKFIAITRVDTGDLKARYDQLNREFLRSEERAGEVRERIASVEDVSDALFSEWKKELRQYSDAQLRRQSERQLDETRRRYDELISTMKGAAARMDPILAKFRDQVLFLKHNLNAQAIAGLGSTSQVLQADISRLIADMEHSIREADEFIRSMKTS; encoded by the coding sequence ATGCCCATTCGCCTTGCTTTGCTGGTCATGATCGGACTCCTGGCTGGTTGTTCGAGCGTTTACTACGACACGATGGAAAAGTTCGGCTTCGCGAAGCGAGAGATCCTGGTGGATCGGGTGGGTGAGGCGCGGGAGTCCCAGGAGGAGGCAAAGGAACAGTTTGCCAACGCCCTCGAGAAATTCATCGCCATCACGCGAGTCGACACGGGCGACCTGAAGGCGCGTTACGATCAACTCAACAGGGAGTTCCTCAGGAGTGAGGAGAGGGCGGGCGAAGTGCGTGAACGGATTGCGTCCGTCGAAGATGTTTCCGATGCCCTGTTCAGCGAGTGGAAGAAGGAATTGCGGCAGTATTCTGATGCGCAGCTCCGCAGGCAAAGCGAGCGGCAGTTGGACGAGACGCGCCGCCGTTACGACGAGCTTATCTCCACGATGAAGGGGGCGGCCGCGCGGATGGATCCGATTCTTGCGAAGTTCAGGGACCAGGTGCTCTTCCTGAAACACAACCTCAACGCGCAGGCAATTGCCGGCTTGGGTTCGACGTCGCAGGTGCTGCAGGCGGACATCTCACGGCTGATTGCGGACATGGAACACTCGATCCGCGAGGCCGACGAATTCATCCGGTCGATGAAGACGTCGTGA
- a CDS encoding dihydrofolate reductase has product MRFSFFRGALLGAALVAGSLSGGEVTPEMEFRFEADRFADIQVLRYRAVGFEELSLRQKCLAYFLTQAGLSGRDIFWDQKYRHNLAIRKTIEAILESYSGERAGGEWQAFETYARQVFFANGIHHHYASVKFTPGFTPAYLQNLLAHSDASMLPLRGKSVEQFAASLTPILFDPTVAPKTVNVDGGIDNVVSSANNFYRDVTAAEVSEFYAKVVRESGNPRLSHGLNSQVAKENGVILERTWKVGGLYGEALERVVYWLEKAIAVAESEQQRKVLRHLIAFYRTGDLAEFDAHCIEWVKDTESRIDFVNGFIEVYADAIGKKGAFESVVSMRDEEATKRIAAISRQAQWFEDNSPILDPHKKKEVKGISAKVITVIGEVGDSAPATPVGINLPNAEWIREQHGSKSVSLGNIVEAYNMVQAKSPVTAEFAIDSTVADRIKKYGPLASDLHTDMHEVIGHASGQINPGVGTTDQTLRNYASTLEEARADLVALYFAMDPKLVEIGVMPSTEVGMAEYDRYLMGGLLTQLYRIQPGHNLEEAHMRNRQLVAAWVFEKGRKDSVVERVVREGKTYFRIYDYAKLRVLFGELLREIQRIKSEGDFEAGRALVETYGVKVDQALLAEVHQRYAPLNVAPYMGFIQPKLVPVMRGDEIMDVKIEYPSDFVGQMLEYGRDYGFLPVTEPL; this is encoded by the coding sequence ATGCGTTTCTCATTCTTTCGTGGCGCGCTCCTGGGAGCTGCGTTGGTTGCAGGCAGCCTCTCTGGAGGCGAGGTAACTCCGGAGATGGAGTTTCGATTCGAGGCGGACCGCTTCGCGGACATCCAAGTGCTGCGGTATCGCGCCGTCGGGTTTGAGGAGCTTTCGTTGAGGCAAAAGTGCCTCGCATACTTCCTCACGCAGGCGGGGCTGTCGGGGCGCGACATCTTCTGGGATCAGAAGTACCGCCACAATCTCGCGATCCGGAAGACGATCGAGGCGATACTTGAGAGCTACAGCGGCGAACGCGCCGGTGGCGAGTGGCAGGCGTTTGAAACCTATGCCCGGCAGGTGTTTTTTGCCAATGGCATCCACCACCATTATGCCAGCGTCAAGTTCACGCCTGGATTCACGCCCGCTTATCTCCAAAACCTCCTCGCTCATTCGGATGCATCGATGCTTCCGCTACGTGGCAAGTCAGTGGAGCAGTTCGCCGCGTCGCTGACGCCTATCCTGTTTGATCCGACTGTTGCCCCGAAGACGGTGAACGTGGATGGCGGAATCGATAACGTGGTCTCATCGGCAAACAATTTCTATCGGGACGTGACCGCGGCAGAGGTTTCGGAGTTCTATGCAAAAGTGGTACGTGAATCTGGCAATCCGCGTCTATCACATGGCCTCAATTCGCAGGTAGCAAAAGAGAACGGTGTCATCTTGGAGCGCACCTGGAAGGTGGGTGGACTCTATGGCGAGGCCCTGGAGCGGGTCGTGTACTGGCTGGAAAAGGCGATCGCTGTCGCCGAAAGCGAGCAGCAGAGGAAAGTGCTTCGCCACTTGATCGCATTCTATCGCACGGGAGACCTGGCGGAATTCGACGCGCATTGCATCGAATGGGTGAAGGACACCGAGTCGCGCATCGATTTTGTCAACGGGTTCATCGAAGTCTATGCGGATGCCATTGGAAAGAAGGGGGCCTTCGAATCCGTGGTCTCCATGCGCGACGAGGAGGCAACGAAACGCATCGCGGCGATCTCGCGACAAGCGCAATGGTTTGAGGACAATTCGCCCATCCTCGACCCACACAAGAAGAAGGAGGTGAAGGGCATCTCGGCAAAGGTGATAACGGTGATCGGCGAGGTCGGTGATTCCGCGCCAGCGACACCGGTCGGGATCAATCTTCCGAATGCCGAATGGATCCGCGAACAACATGGCTCCAAGTCCGTGTCCCTCGGGAACATTGTTGAGGCCTACAACATGGTTCAGGCGAAGAGCCCGGTCACCGCGGAGTTCGCGATTGATTCCACCGTCGCGGATCGAATCAAGAAATACGGACCGCTCGCATCCGATCTCCACACGGACATGCATGAGGTCATCGGCCACGCCTCCGGGCAGATCAACCCGGGTGTCGGGACGACAGACCAGACGCTGAGGAACTACGCGAGCACCCTGGAAGAGGCCCGGGCAGACCTAGTGGCCCTGTACTTCGCCATGGATCCCAAGCTGGTGGAAATCGGCGTGATGCCGAGCACCGAGGTAGGTATGGCCGAGTATGACCGCTACCTGATGGGCGGACTATTGACCCAGCTCTATCGCATTCAGCCGGGACACAACCTGGAGGAGGCGCACATGCGCAACCGGCAACTCGTTGCGGCGTGGGTGTTCGAGAAAGGCCGCAAGGATTCGGTCGTTGAGCGTGTGGTTCGTGAAGGAAAGACGTATTTTCGCATCTATGACTACGCGAAGTTGCGCGTGCTCTTTGGGGAGCTGCTACGGGAGATCCAACGCATCAAGTCCGAAGGGGATTTCGAAGCAGGCAGGGCCCTGGTCGAAACGTATGGGGTCAAGGTGGACCAAGCGCTCCTCGCCGAGGTGCACCAGCGCTACGCGCCCCTCAATGTGGCGCCGTACATGGGCTTCATTCAGCCGAAGCTTGTCCCGGTGATGCGCGGCGACGAGATCATGGATGTGAAGATCGAATATCCGTCCGACTTTGTCGGGCAGATGCTCGAGTACGGCCGAGACTACGGTTTCCTGCCAGTGACGGAGCCGCTCTGA